Genomic DNA from Telopea speciosissima isolate NSW1024214 ecotype Mountain lineage chromosome 2, Tspe_v1, whole genome shotgun sequence:
TCCTTAAATTAATAACTACGACTACATAAAAGAGTCtatattaaaatagaaactaaataaagcAACTAATAGTCCCCCACGCATGGAGTATCCAACTTGTAGTAGTGGGCCTTAATCTGACCCATGAAAGTGGACCAATAGCTGGGCCCAAAGGCCTAGGCTGGCTTGATGGGCCAGGTTCGATGAGCTAGCTGGTGCTggctctttcttctcttcaaccTTCCTTGAACTACATCAGTGTCTGGGGGCAGAGAGGGGGAGATAGGGGTGGCGTACCCTCAAACTCTGGCGGATGAAACCTTTGCAAGATCAGACAGTTGGAAATTCTGCAGAAGAGAGTTGGCATGCAAAATTCCTGTTCTGAAGCTAGAGTTCCTTGTTCAGGTGCCACAACTCAACTAATTCCATCTCAAGACTCCTTTGTGAGGCTGTTGAATTTTCAAGCTCCTCTCTTTTTGATACATCTTCTTGTCCTTCTAAAATGGGAGATAGATGCCTCTTGCTCAAAAAGGCTTGATTTTTCAGCTTCTAGCAAACGAACATGCTGAACAAGATTCTCAGCTTAATTGCTCTTTGATTTAAGCTACCTTTCCAGGTCACAGACTCTTGGACTCTTCTTATACTCCAACAGCTCAACCTGCAGTTTCAATTCCCTTTTCTTTGATTCCCGGAGTAGGCTTCTCAAATGGTCTAACTCAAGGAACAAATCACAAGACGAGGAATTTGTGCGATGGGAATTAAAAGCATGGAGGCTGTGGATGAAAAATTGCAGATAAAAGACCGCTTCACACAGCACTGGTTCGGCCAGTTAACGTATCTAGAGAATGAGGGAATTCTATAGATGATGCTCATAAAAACCTTTCAAACAATCAAAGCAACTACTGTGTCCAATTCCATACCTAGAAGATAACTCTAGTGCTCTGATTTTTAACAAAAATTTCTATGTACTCCAGTTTACTCATAGGAACCCAACAACGATAGCCCAGGATACTTATCCTCTCTGGCTTTCTTTGATCTCTGCTTCTTCTCCAGACAAGGGAGAAACCAAAGGTCGGGGTGACAGTGATCAATTGACAGGAGAGGAAAGTGTTAGATGTGCAGGTGGCGGTGGTGGAAGTGATAGATGAAGTGGGGGTGGAGATGATTCACAAGGCTCTCCACTTCTGTCTTCACGTATTACGAGGTTTTTGGGATtagcaattttttttcctgttttacccCTCTAGATACTGTTTCTCaataggattttataaaaagtgtaaTTTACAATTGTGCCCCTCCACTCCAACTCAACAAAAAACTTATGAggataaataaaagaaaaatgaaacgAGCTTGTTCACGTTGACTTAATGAtagaggtgaaggagaagatggaGGTGCTAACTTGATGCAGATTAGGTCTGGATTGCTCCCATTTTCCTAAAAGTTATGATAACCATCGTGATGATGCCATTTCTTATAAagtttagggaaaaagttctctaagCCGCTGGGGTGGGGTATGCTAGCACCTCTGTGTAATGAATCCCATTCCCTAAAGTTTTTTACTTTTCAGTATCTGATATTATATATTGTATTTGCTAAAAGGAAATTGAGTCTATGTTCTGATTGCACATAAAACAACTTTTATGGTGCTAATCTGGACAGTTACTAACTAAAGAAAGACCACATTGGAGTGGGGTGGGGGGATTCGGAGAAAATGCTTGAAAATGCAACTCTGTAGTGTGGCCGTGTTTGATTTTTGGTAAAATGGGCCCTAATTTGAAACCCTACAACCTCTATCTGCATTGGTATACCCTGTGACCTTTTTTAAACCCCAATAACACCTACTATTTTTAGAAAGCCTTTTGGAACCTCATGGGTCAATTGTAGGGTCTATTGGTTTCACCCTAATTGTCGAGGGTTTTGTAATTTTGCTTGAGCCTGACATATGTGGAAGTGCATATTCTATTGTTTGTTAATAGCTCAGGTCCACAACCTTCAGGTATGTGTGTCTTCATATTTTGATAACCCATCCTGCACCTTCATAGTCATTGATTGATCTTGGCTTGTTTGAAAGACCATGGGAACAGGAGATCTACCAAACTTGAGTCATTCAGACCATTGACCTTTACTAATGAAACCTTTAATAATGAACAGACAACCTTTTCTTTTGGAATGACTTCCAGTGCAATCAGCAGGCCAGGCGATTGAACTAGTTGGATGGCCGAATGCTAGGCCTGAATGATTCAAAGCCCTGTTCATTTTAAAAACGTTCCGGTTATCTAGATAATTTTCTAACCTCTTGATTTTTGAATTCTGCATCATATTTACAAATTTGTCTTCGGATTTATTTTTGCATAGAAATTCTTCTGTTCTGATACCCCTTTGGACCaggtttattttttaataattcctGCTTGTGATTGGAACATAAAATTTTACAATTACTACCTGCAATGATTGAATAACAAACCTGATTTGAGGGTTTAGATAACCAAGAGGTTTTATATTCAACAAGTTGGAAGTTAAGTTTCAGGCCGGCATCCATCACTTGCTTTTCCCCCCAAAATCAGCCCTTTTGGAACATAAAATTTTAGTATCGCTGCAATGATTGAAAAACAAACCTGATTTGAGGACTTAGATATGCGAGAGGTTTGATATTCAACAAGTTGGAAGTTGAAGTTTCAGACTGGCATCCATCACTTGTTTTTTCCCCTAAAATCAGTCCTTTTGGGcattctattttgagttttcatGCTAATTCAAAGCAATTAtgttattgtttcaaaaatTTCTATTCTGAGCATGTGTATTTAGTAGATCATGTCTGATTCCCGAGACAACTTCTTGGTCATGTCTGTAGGTTTGCATCAGAGGTTTTTCATGACTTACAGGAGCAAGTGATGGCCACAGCTTCTAGGAGCCATAAAATGATGGTTCGGGTACAAAACATCGAAACTGCGCTTCCTCCGCTTGAGAAGGCTGTTATGTCCCAATTAAGTCACTTACATTTTGCTTACACAGCTGGTGTGTCTCTTAAATCTCTCATTGACGGTTATAGTTCTGACATTTCTAATGACGTTGTTTATTTGCTGTTAATTTTGATACAGCTTTTCATTTGCTTGGCTAATTTTTATTCAGTTGTGATATTGTATGCATATTTGCAACTCTCACTTATAACAAGTATTCAATGCATAAACATGACATAATTGCTTAACTTGATTACAATCATATCTTTGTAGCACCTCATACCTTATTGACCCATTTTATCTTGACATTAACGAGCATATATGTATTAGTTAATGACCTTGTGAATGCCTGAGTCTGGGTGATGAGTTGGGAGGCATCattacttgatgggtctttccTTACAATTTGTTGCATCTGTGGCTAAAGTTAAGCAACTTCTATGAAACAGGAAGATACTTacaaaaaatatgaaaagaaggAAAGCTTATATCCTTATCTTTAGCAATGCTATTTACAGAAACAACTATTAACATTAATTTCATTCCAAGGTTAGAAATCTCGATTTCGAGGCCAGTTTGGTCAGCTCCAAAACCGAGAAATGGCAGGTTTCAACTGAGCTGGTATTTTTTCCAGGCCAACTTGATACCTTGATTTCGAGGCCTAGAAAGTGGTTTTCGGCCCTGATTTGttttgtgctgcctatttttgaaattttaaacccaatccatgaaTAAGTTTCACAAaaagaacactcaaaataaaataatgatagTTTGAAACAATCGAAACATACAtgtggtttatactgttcttggaaatgATATCAAACCAGGTTTGGCACTGATTTATGCCAAACATCGTTTCAGTAAATGACtcagatattattcataaataagcaaacaccccccaaatgaatctaataaaaatagttaaaaattcaaattccaaaaggaaaagaagtcaaCTCTCCTGTTCAAGatcaaaaactgaattttcggtTTTAGGGGtggttttcaattttcaaatgctagggtttttctcaaatctaaaaatttcataaatcttattatgatAGAACATCACTAAAAACCAACAGAGCGACAAAATAacttttgttttgatgtctacaaatttgagggcgggccttggtgcaacaataaggcatttatttccatttagatttaagcaatcttggatttgttggaaagctggttttgtgctctacctaatacaaaaagtctcatgtaaaaataaaatcatttgaccagtcaaacttattagagaacaagaacatttctctaaatcgagagcaattaattatttatagataagatcatattttccaagaacagtataaaccaaatgtgagactagacAACTGATTTATGCCAAACATAATTTAAGTAAATGACTTTGTAATTACTTATGGTATGTATGGCAACTTTTCTGTTCCAAATTACTATTTCTGAGTTAGAAAcagtttttttgtgtttctgttaTTTTGGAGTACTTCTGtaccaacaaatgttgtatggtaaaattggaaaaaatttCTGCCACTACAAAAGAACAGAAACACGTATGGATTGCATATTAACAGAAGTATATCTTCTGttttgtggtggtggtggtgatggtggaggtgaTGTGGGTGGCGGCAGCGTAGATGGAGGTTGAGGTGGTGGCAGTGGCGTTGTTGGTGGTttagtggaggtggtggtgattCGTGAATATTGAGTGCGTCATCGTGCATGTTTTTGCTTTAAGtttgtgtttctgtttttttttaagcttcttttagttgtttctCACAATTGTTCCAAATGTATTTTTTTACCcgcttcattaaaaaaaaaaacaaaacaaaacagacCGCACATCACATACATGTTCTGTTCCAAATGTGTTCTAAAAAagcaccccccaaaaaaaaaaaaaacaaaagtatttTTTAAATGTTGCCATACAGACCCTTAATGGCCTTGCGAGCACAggtttcgtctcggtttcttgaACCATGGTTGAAACAGACAcgtttcgatggggataagtgaatttTTATAGGTGGTTCAACAAGGTTCAGGTTGAAACTAatgtttcgaccgaaaccatgTGAAACTTGGTTGAATTTCAGATCGACTTAAGGTTTCGTCTTGGAAACCTGCGATACTAAGATCTTGAACCATGTTTCATCTTATGTAATTCGGTAGCGTGTttcatttattaatttattcatTTGGTTGAAGGGATAACTGGACAACATGTGTGCTAGTTAAGAATTGAGTGACATGCATACATATGGAGGTACAATCTGAAATTTCCAGCATCATACTTATTCAAACTACGTCACCCCTCATAATGATTTTGGCCTGGCCATATCGACCTGATCTCATCATTCCGTTTTATGTGGGAAGGCCACAGAACCATGAAGACGTTGCTAGGCTTGAACATGAAAGGTATTTCTCAGGAGTGAACTAGCAAGTTGCAGTCTTGCAGAATTGGAAACTTGTTTTCTCCGTAACAGTTCCTGCTATTAGAACCTTGCTAATTTTCTTTTGTCATGTATCACCGAACTAGCAAGTTGCAGTCTTGCAGAATAGGAAACTTGTTTTCTCAGTAACAGTTCCTGCTATTAGAACCTTGCTACTTTTCTCTTGTCATGTATCACCTATTTGGTGACCTTGTCTCATAATTGATGCCCTGGAAAAGTGTTACTGGAAGTTAATAGAGCAGAAACTGGTAGAATAAAGCATTAAGTTTTGTGGAAATGGGTTTGCATGGATTTAATTTGTTCAAGCTAAAGAATCTAATACTTCTAGTTGGAGCTTCTTTTGAGCCTCGTTTCCATATTTATGGCATTTTCATGTTTTGTATGTCATTGGATGGGCAGATGTTGGGTTTCATTTATTTTCCCCTCGAGTTTTGCAGATTTATGGTGTATGTTCATGATTTAGATGCTGGTTTTAATGCTTGTAAGTAATTTTTAAGTCCCTTGACTATGAATTTTTACCTACTAAAAGAAAATTGTGTGATTATTGTTACATAGTTAAAGAACGATGGGTATGAACAGCCATACTATGAAATGATATAATGTATTGAGTGTTTGATTCATCAAATCTGTTTCGTGTTGCTTCCAAGGTAGTATTGGTTCTCAAATGTCATACAGTTGATTGCTGTTGATCAGGCAATTCAAGTTCTTAACAGAAAGCAGTTACTCTGTAGGTTCTGATTGGCATCGCAAAATTCGAACGGAGAAAAATCATCTCATCTACAGTGACTTGCCACAATTCTTTGTGGATTCTTATGAAGAATGTCGTGATCCACCACATCTGCATTTGCTCGACAAGTATAATTTTATTGTTAGAATTTTGGTTCTAAATTTTGATTCTGATTTACAGTACATGTTGAAGGCATTTGTGTTTTATCTTTCAGATTTGACACTGGTGGTTCAGGAGCATGTATGAAAAGATATTCAGATCCATCCTTTTTTGGGAGGGTACTGGCTAGTTCTGAATCCACTGATGCTGATAAagttaaaagagaaaagaaggctCGTAAAACTAAGGTATGTATTTGcttaatgaaaaaaagaaactgaaattatTTGAGGGAGTTCATTGGATTCATCTGAAAATAATAAGTCAAAAATCCATTTTGAAGCTTAATGAAATGGATGATGTGGATTCATCTCCCATTGAAATTTCCTGGTTGTACATATTGACTCTGTGAGAGATGATTTCTGGGGTTTTGGACTTTCTGTTAGATGAATTTCCAACTCTTTTATGCATGTAGAAGCATCAGTATTTATAAACTTTGAAGTGCAAGAAATGGTCCATATTTAATTATGAAAGCAAGATGATTGCTTCATATTTATGTTGTTTGTCCCACTGCAATACATATTTTGATGGAAAACGGAGCTATTAATTAGGAGTCTCTTTTATATTACTATTCCTGCATATAAAAGTTTCCTTTTAATAAATTGTGTGGACAGAGACGGGGATCTAGGTACAAGAATGGAGAAATCTCACGTGTGGGGTTGACAGCCTGTCACAGTGGACGGTATGTATTTGTGTTTTCTTATGTGATTACCTTAATATTAAAACTGAAGCATAGATAGAGACAGGATGGAGCAGTTGTAGTATTTTAATAGCTCGGGCCTGGGGTATGGTTTTGAATATGTAGCCCACAGTTATTGTTTCCATCTTCAGTCAAGTATAGCTAACAGGTTGGTTTCTGAACAGAATGCAATCTGCATCTCAGAATATACATGGTCAGAGCTCTGCTACTGAGACTGTCCCTCTGTGTGATGTGAGATCAAATTCTGAACTGCAAGACCGTTCCATGTCTTTTGATTCAAGAAGCAGGTCAGTATATATGGAAATTAGATCATGGCTGTTCGGTTTTTAACAGTTGGCATAAGAGTTATTTCTTCCATCTTCAGTTAAATAGAGCTAATAAGTTGGTAGTCTGGATGAGCAGAATGTTGTTTGCTTCCCCAACGATAAATGGACAGAGCTCTGATGCTGAGACCGTCTCCTTGTTTGATGTGCGATCAAATTCTGAGCTGCAGgacctttctccatcttttgaTCCAAGAAATAAGATGGGTTGCATTGAATTTGTTTTGGATGGAAGTTCTTCCATACAGactgaaaagcaagaaaccgATGAATTGTTCACTTCAAGGTTGAAGACAGAGTGCAATGAAACCCTTAGTTCTGTTGTTCCCGATAAACTAAATGAAACTATGGATGATGATTTGACACATGGGTCATCACAAGAGCAAAGTGCCCCAAATTCATCTTTTGTTAGTTGGGatgaaaaaacagaaataataaaatctgaTCTACAGTGTGGCGATATTGAGAACGACCAGTGTGAAACCTCAGAGTTGCACGCAGTAAGCTCTGGAATTAGTGAGTTGGTGCAGGAAGCTTCATCGCTCGGGTATGCTAATTCAGATGAAATCTTGTTTATTGATGAAAACATGCCAGCATCAGTCACTGTAGGGAATCAATTTGAGGAGATTGAAAGTGAGCTAGACAATTACATGGATGCACTTAACACCATGGAATCAGAAGTTGAAACTGATTTTGAGTGCCAGACCAAACGAGAAGTAGATTATGCCTCGTTCAACTTTGAAAGTACCGATGGGGAACATGGAGCTGGTAAAAATAAAATGGTAAAGATGATTGCTCAAAATTCAGATTCATCTGATACTGAACCTCATACTCCATCTTACGGTTCCTCAAGCGAAGAAATGTCTCAGATCTCCAACAAAGTGATAGCTGCAGAGAGTTTGCCTAATCCAGAAACCCCCCAAATCACTGGGATATCTTTTCCTACTCCAGAAGGTCCAGCCAGAGCTGACTTTTGTGAAAATAGTGGTATCCTTATTGATTCAAGAGAAAATGTGTTTGAACCAGTTACCTCTGATCCATCACTCTCCGGCATGCCCAATTCACATGCTCCTTTGAGTGACAAGATTGAAAGCAGCTTGTCCAAATCTCAAGAATCAGATGTTGAAACTTCTAGTACATCTCCGATTCAGTTCTGGACAAACGGTGGCTTGTTAGGACTTGAGCCATCAAAACCTCCAGATTGCAGTTTGTCAAATGTTCCAAATCAGAGTTCCCTGGCTGATACTAAAGATAGCTCATATGATGTTTCAAGAAACAGTGTTGTACCAAGATCCCATTCTGACGAATATGTAGGGAAGCTAGAAAAGGAACTGGACTCTGTAGGGGGAAAATTTAAATCATCTGATAGCATCAGCCCAGCGGAGGATCACTTGGTCAGAAATGTGGTAAACATAGTCCAACCAATTAGTCATTCTCAGTGCTCCACATTATGCAATGATAAGCAAAATGATTGTGGGTCCAGGAAAGAAGTTCCTTTTGAATCCAATTTCCTGGAAACCAATATTGAGAAATCTGAAGTTTCACATAACACCTCTAGTCATTCACCTGAGTTGCCAGTTGTGTCTGTTGTCAAAACCCCATTTGATGAAGCTGGCCAAGAAAATACTGAGAGTTCATCTAATATGTTTGACCTTGTCCATAAAATACTAGTGAATGGTTTCCGAAGTAAAGTATCACTCCATGAAGAGAGATCTGAACCTGCTTGCTCTGTGAAAATCAGTCCTGTAATGTCGCAGGAACCTCCTCGCAATAAGCAGATGAAAGGGAAAGCCCGAGTTGAACATCAAACTTCCCTTGAAAGAACTCCAAAAGAACAGACTGAATGTGAATCCCCAGAAAACtcaccttcttcttcaccaCCTTTAGAACATATGAATATCTCATTCCACTCCATAAATGGCTTTGAGACTTccaaactgaaactaaaattTCCTGATGGACATCGTTTCCATGAAAATATTAGAGATGTTATATTTCCTTCATTCCAGTTACTCCCAGAGCGTTCTACTCGGCAGGATATTGATTCTGAATCCGATGATGACACATTCTGTAGATCATCACCATGTACGTCTGAGGATTTGCTTAGGCATCATTCTGAATCAAGTTCTGAGCAGTGGGAATCTGGTGACTCCACCGGAAGTGAGGACAATGAGTTACATGATGCTTTACATAGAGTCTCGTCAGCTGAATCCATATCAGCCTCCTTGGAACATTTTCATTCAGGTCCTTCACTTGATCTTCCAAGTTTTGATGCTTTGAATCCTTTAATGGATCAGCATGAAAGTATAAGCAGTTCTGTTCCAAAGGATTTACTAGAGCCCCAGTTGCAATATCTTAATGAACCACTGGCACCACAACCTCCACTACCTCCATTGCAATGGTGTACAGTGATGCCCCACTTGGATGAAGTAGAAGATAAACTAGGGGCTACATCTGATGTTGTGGATCATCCAAATGATCCGCTAGTTCCAGGTTCAACCAATTGTCAGAAACCCATTCCAGGTCTGCCAAAGCAACCACATATCAAGGAGGCCACTGAATGTCCGGTAAATGACAAGGTGATAaggattttgtttgtttgtgtgtgtgtgtgtgtgtgtgtgtgtaagaaATTATAAATAAGTCATTCTTTTATCTTGGTTTTTAATCCAAGTGTTCCGCTGGATCAGCAGGAGTTAAATGAACCCAGAGAATCTAGCCAGGCTGCAAATGCCAAGGAAGTGGATGAGAGGGAAGATTTAATGTATCAAATCAGAGCAAAGGTTAGTAATTTTCTACTTTTATCGTGATAAAGTTAGCATCGGATGTAGGAAATTATTAATATTTCTGGAGCATAATAACAGATTTAAATTATTATACTTCACAAACTGGAGTGCAGAGAATTCTGAAATTGCCATCAGACACCTGATTTAAATGATTATACTTGACCAACTAGATTATAACAGAAATCTAAAATTGCAATCAGGTGTGCTTGCTGGTTGGTGCTGCAGTGACATGAAAGTTCTACACCAAGCACCCTCTTCTTTGACATTATTTTATTAAccctaattaatttttttattatctgaCATTGCATGGACATTGAACCCACCATAATTCCGTAAGGGGCCGTTTGTTTAGAGGTAAGTAGTGGGGCAGGAAACTTACCAGATAGCTTTTGGAAATGTGCTTTCTTGCCTGCTGCTTGTCTAGTGATGTGGCACCCCACATTCCCACCCCACCCACTTCCAAAGTCCTACCAATTCGGTAGGACTTTGGCACTATTCATGGAATCCTTCATGTTTTGTCTATGTCTATCCTCCtcccatttcctctctctcccactgAATCCCACTCCAActctatttcctctctctccctctaaatTCCACCCCACCTCCATTTCACTTTCCAGGACATGTTGCTCACCCCACCAACATGTCCCACCATTACAACTCTCCCACCGCACAACATCCCTCTAaacaaataaccctaaatgttTTCTTGGCTTCATGTCAAGAGCACCAACCTCCAACAAAACACTTGTTTTGAAATTAATCACAAAATAATTATGGATGTTGGAGTGCTTTTCAAGGAAAAGATGGTGTAGGACCTattaggagagagaaataatgAGTTCCAGGCTTAAGGGGTTGAGATGAGTGAAACTATGAAACTCTAAGGGGGAAGAGATTGGACAATGTCTCTAGAGTTTCAATGTGGGTCAAACTCATTGCTCCATTTTGATGAGTATGTCACCTTGTCGGCGAGGAATGGCCTTATTGTGGGTAATTAgcttttcatttttatcatgTATAAATTCTCTTTTTTCAAGTGTTAGGGGTACTATGGTAATTCTAGCCTATACTCCATATCTCATTCATATGAATTGGTCATATTTGATTTA
This window encodes:
- the LOC122652046 gene encoding protein SCAR3-like isoform X1 encodes the protein MPLARVRVRNEYGLGAPELYRASDSEDPKAILDGVAVAGLVGILRQLGDLAEFASEVFHDLQEQVMATASRSHKMMVRVQNIETALPPLEKAVMSQLSHLHFAYTAGSDWHRKIRTEKNHLIYSDLPQFFVDSYEECRDPPHLHLLDKFDTGGSGACMKRYSDPSFFGRVLASSESTDADKVKREKKARKTKRRGSRYKNGEISRVGLTACHSGRMQSASQNIHGQSSATETVPLCDVRSNSELQDRSMSFDSRSRMLFASPTINGQSSDAETVSLFDVRSNSELQDLSPSFDPRNKMGCIEFVLDGSSSIQTEKQETDELFTSRLKTECNETLSSVVPDKLNETMDDDLTHGSSQEQSAPNSSFVSWDEKTEIIKSDLQCGDIENDQCETSELHAVSSGISELVQEASSLGYANSDEILFIDENMPASVTVGNQFEEIESELDNYMDALNTMESEVETDFECQTKREVDYASFNFESTDGEHGAGKNKMVKMIAQNSDSSDTEPHTPSYGSSSEEMSQISNKVIAAESLPNPETPQITGISFPTPEGPARADFCENSGILIDSRENVFEPVTSDPSLSGMPNSHAPLSDKIESSLSKSQESDVETSSTSPIQFWTNGGLLGLEPSKPPDCSLSNVPNQSSLADTKDSSYDVSRNSVVPRSHSDEYVGKLEKELDSVGGKFKSSDSISPAEDHLVRNVVNIVQPISHSQCSTLCNDKQNDCGSRKEVPFESNFLETNIEKSEVSHNTSSHSPELPVVSVVKTPFDEAGQENTESSSNMFDLVHKILVNGFRSKVSLHEERSEPACSVKISPVMSQEPPRNKQMKGKARVEHQTSLERTPKEQTECESPENSPSSSPPLEHMNISFHSINGFETSKLKLKFPDGHRFHENIRDVIFPSFQLLPERSTRQDIDSESDDDTFCRSSPCTSEDLLRHHSESSSEQWESGDSTGSEDNELHDALHRVSSAESISASLEHFHSGPSLDLPSFDALNPLMDQHESISSSVPKDLLEPQLQYLNEPLAPQPPLPPLQWCTVMPHLDEVEDKLGATSDVVDHPNDPLVPGSTNCQKPIPGLPKQPHIKEATECPVNDKELNEPRESSQAANAKEVDEREDLMYQIRAKQFNLRRTIPTRQSLTPDAPTNVKVAAILEKANAIRQACVGSDEGVDENWSDD
- the LOC122652046 gene encoding protein SCAR3-like isoform X3, encoding MKRYSDPSFFGRVLASSESTDADKVKREKKARKTKRRGSRYKNGEISRVGLTACHSGRMQSASQNIHGQSSATETVPLCDVRSNSELQDRSMSFDSRSRMLFASPTINGQSSDAETVSLFDVRSNSELQDLSPSFDPRNKMGCIEFVLDGSSSIQTEKQETDELFTSRLKTECNETLSSVVPDKLNETMDDDLTHGSSQEQSAPNSSFVSWDEKTEIIKSDLQCGDIENDQCETSELHAVSSGISELVQEASSLGYANSDEILFIDENMPASVTVGNQFEEIESELDNYMDALNTMESEVETDFECQTKREVDYASFNFESTDGEHGAGKNKMVKMIAQNSDSSDTEPHTPSYGSSSEEMSQISNKVIAAESLPNPETPQITGISFPTPEGPARADFCENSGILIDSRENVFEPVTSDPSLSGMPNSHAPLSDKIESSLSKSQESDVETSSTSPIQFWTNGGLLGLEPSKPPDCSLSNVPNQSSLADTKDSSYDVSRNSVVPRSHSDEYVGKLEKELDSVGGKFKSSDSISPAEDHLVRNVVNIVQPISHSQCSTLCNDKQNDCGSRKEVPFESNFLETNIEKSEVSHNTSSHSPELPVVSVVKTPFDEAGQENTESSSNMFDLVHKILVNGFRSKVSLHEERSEPACSVKISPVMSQEPPRNKQMKGKARVEHQTSLERTPKEQTECESPENSPSSSPPLEHMNISFHSINGFETSKLKLKFPDGHRFHENIRDVIFPSFQLLPERSTRQDIDSESDDDTFCRSSPCTSEDLLRHHSESSSEQWESGDSTGSEDNELHDALHRVSSAESISASLEHFHSGPSLDLPSFDALNPLMDQHESISSSVPKDLLEPQLQYLNEPLAPQPPLPPLQWCTVMPHLDEVEDKLGATSDVVDHPNDPLVPGSTNCQKPIPGLPKQPHIKEATECPVNDKELNEPRESSQAANAKEVDEREDLMYQIRAKQFNLRRTIPTRQSLTPDAPTNVKVAAILEKANAIRQACVGSDEGVDENWSDD
- the LOC122652046 gene encoding protein SCAR3-like isoform X2; this encodes MPLARVRVRNEYGLGAPELYRASDSEDPKAILDGVAVAGLVGILRQLGDLAEFASEVFHDLQEQVMATASRSHKMMVRVQNIETALPPLEKAVMSQLSHLHFAYTAGSDWHRKIRTEKNHLIYSDLPQFFVDSYEECRDPPHLHLLDKFDTGGSGACMKRYSDPSFFGRVLASSESTDADKVKREKKARKTKRRGSRYKNGEISRVGLTACHSGRMQSASQNIHGQSSATETVPLCDVRSNSELQDRSMSFDSRSRMLFASPTINGQSSDAETVSLFDVRSNSELQDLSPSFDPRNKMGCIEFVLDGSSSIQTEKQETDELFTSRLKTECNETLSSVVPDKLNETMDDDLTHGSSQEQSAPNSSFVSWDEKTEIIKSDLQCGDIENDQCETSELHAVSSGISELVQEASSLGYANSDEILFIDENMPASVTVGNQFEEIESELDNYMDALNTMESEVETDFECQTKREVDYASFNFESTDGEHGAGKNKMVKMIAQNSDSSDTEPHTPSYGSSSEEMSQISNKVIAAESFPTPEGPARADFCENSGILIDSRENVFEPVTSDPSLSGMPNSHAPLSDKIESSLSKSQESDVETSSTSPIQFWTNGGLLGLEPSKPPDCSLSNVPNQSSLADTKDSSYDVSRNSVVPRSHSDEYVGKLEKELDSVGGKFKSSDSISPAEDHLVRNVVNIVQPISHSQCSTLCNDKQNDCGSRKEVPFESNFLETNIEKSEVSHNTSSHSPELPVVSVVKTPFDEAGQENTESSSNMFDLVHKILVNGFRSKVSLHEERSEPACSVKISPVMSQEPPRNKQMKGKARVEHQTSLERTPKEQTECESPENSPSSSPPLEHMNISFHSINGFETSKLKLKFPDGHRFHENIRDVIFPSFQLLPERSTRQDIDSESDDDTFCRSSPCTSEDLLRHHSESSSEQWESGDSTGSEDNELHDALHRVSSAESISASLEHFHSGPSLDLPSFDALNPLMDQHESISSSVPKDLLEPQLQYLNEPLAPQPPLPPLQWCTVMPHLDEVEDKLGATSDVVDHPNDPLVPGSTNCQKPIPGLPKQPHIKEATECPVNDKELNEPRESSQAANAKEVDEREDLMYQIRAKQFNLRRTIPTRQSLTPDAPTNVKVAAILEKANAIRQACVGSDEGVDENWSDD